The Treponema medium genome has a window encoding:
- a CDS encoding MBL fold metallo-hydrolase, giving the protein MKLMYLFDNKIKPYLSRGKKYCNPAHTGVLPDGISCIKESDVNIWFYTKDGVSIAVDSGHLNFPDIQARFDKIGINPNNIRHVFITHADVDHCGGIDSTGTNIFPNAQVYLGSQEEAYLNRSVYRIKKFGIKIKNCVQLDKGYRKLEDREIVTAGTIKVQAFHIPGHTIGHMCYIVDDFILFSGDCLAVNDDGGYSFFDFFTQYPDMNKRSLIKLKNIVKDSHIKYVCTGHSGIRTNIEKVFSHIDKSATFSKKHPFDEKAPWDFRDS; this is encoded by the coding sequence ATGAAACTGATGTATTTATTTGACAATAAAATAAAACCGTATCTGTCGAGAGGAAAAAAATATTGCAATCCTGCACATACGGGAGTTTTGCCGGATGGAATAAGCTGTATCAAAGAAAGCGATGTCAACATCTGGTTTTATACAAAAGACGGCGTTAGCATTGCCGTTGATTCGGGGCATTTGAATTTTCCGGACATTCAGGCACGTTTTGATAAGATCGGCATAAACCCGAATAATATACGGCATGTTTTTATTACTCATGCCGACGTTGACCACTGCGGAGGAATTGATTCAACGGGTACAAATATATTCCCGAATGCCCAAGTTTATTTGGGAAGCCAAGAAGAAGCGTATCTGAATAGATCCGTTTATAGAATAAAAAAGTTCGGCATTAAAATCAAAAATTGTGTTCAACTTGATAAAGGCTATAGAAAGCTTGAAGACAGGGAAATCGTAACGGCAGGCACTATAAAGGTGCAAGCATTTCACATTCCGGGGCATACGATAGGACATATGTGTTATATTGTCGATGATTTTATATTGTTCAGCGGGGACTGTCTTGCTGTTAACGATGACGGCGGCTATAGTTTCTTTGATTTTTTCACGCAGTATCCCGATATGAACAAGCGCTCGTTAATCAAACTTAAAAATATTGTAAAAGACAGTCACATAAAATACGTGTGCACGGGACACAGCGGAATACGAACGAACATTGAAAAGGTATTTAGTCATATTGACAAATCGGCAACATTCAGCAAAAAGCACCCGTTTGATGAAAAGGCGCCATGGGATTTTAGAGACAGTTAA
- the pyk gene encoding pyruvate kinase, whose protein sequence is MKKTKIVCTIGPASDSEEILRELFKAGLNVCRLNFSHGTHEEHQIRIDRIKKIRQELNLPIAIMLDTKGPEIRLKNFGCNSVQLSKGQEFTLTTRDIVGDEKICSVTYKNLAQEVQPKNRILIDDGLIELRVERIADGTDIICTVLSDGPVSNHKGINIPGVKINLPFLSEQDISDLKFGAQNEVDFVATSFTRGPADILSIRKVLEEENGNNIHIIAKIENQEGVDAIDKILEVADGIMVARGDLGIEIPPEEIPLVQKMIIRKTLRASKPAITATQMLESMTHNPRPTRAEVTDVANAIFDGTSAIMLSGETAAGKYPVETVKMMHRIAVTTENSLNYDKIMGAVAREHSLTITNAIAHATCSMALEMNAQVIVTATSSGETPRALSKYKPKAPIVAVTPFEATARRLSLNWGVYPIVTSYFKSTDEMFEQCINVAKEQGFVQEGELAVLTAGVPIGLAGSTNLLKVETVGKILLKGKGTGVHSVVTGRVKVIRTEQDLLTDFADGDIIVTQATNDLMNSFIERAGAVITENGNLSGHAALMGMNLSKPTIVGASEATTVLKTGDIITLNGKTGVVIKGTAAIY, encoded by the coding sequence ATGAAAAAGACAAAAATTGTCTGTACTATCGGTCCCGCTTCCGACTCGGAAGAAATACTGCGCGAATTATTTAAGGCAGGGCTCAACGTATGCCGCCTTAATTTTTCGCACGGTACGCATGAAGAGCACCAGATCCGTATCGACCGTATCAAAAAGATTAGACAGGAACTTAACTTGCCGATTGCAATTATGCTGGACACCAAAGGACCGGAAATACGGCTAAAAAATTTCGGCTGCAATTCCGTACAGCTGAGTAAGGGGCAGGAGTTTACACTCACCACACGCGATATTGTCGGCGATGAAAAAATATGTAGCGTAACCTATAAGAACCTTGCACAGGAAGTACAGCCTAAAAATCGGATTCTTATAGATGACGGCTTAATCGAACTGCGTGTCGAGCGGATTGCGGATGGTACCGATATTATCTGTACCGTCCTCAGCGACGGCCCCGTATCGAATCACAAAGGCATCAATATTCCCGGAGTAAAAATCAATCTCCCATTCCTGAGCGAACAGGATATTTCCGATTTAAAATTCGGTGCTCAAAACGAGGTCGATTTTGTGGCGACCTCGTTTACCCGCGGCCCGGCGGATATTTTAAGTATCCGCAAGGTCTTGGAGGAAGAGAACGGGAACAACATCCATATTATTGCGAAAATCGAAAACCAAGAGGGCGTCGATGCCATCGACAAAATCCTTGAAGTTGCCGACGGTATTATGGTTGCCCGCGGCGATTTAGGTATCGAAATTCCGCCGGAAGAAATTCCGCTCGTGCAAAAGATGATTATCCGTAAAACACTGCGAGCAAGCAAACCGGCAATCACGGCAACCCAAATGCTCGAATCGATGACGCATAATCCGCGTCCGACGCGGGCGGAGGTTACCGATGTTGCAAACGCTATCTTTGACGGAACGAGCGCCATTATGCTTTCCGGAGAAACAGCTGCGGGAAAATATCCGGTGGAAACCGTCAAGATGATGCACCGCATCGCCGTTACAACCGAAAACTCGTTGAACTACGACAAGATTATGGGGGCGGTTGCACGGGAGCATTCTTTGACCATTACGAATGCCATCGCGCACGCGACCTGTTCTATGGCGTTGGAAATGAATGCACAGGTTATCGTTACTGCAACGTCTTCGGGGGAAACGCCGCGGGCGCTTTCAAAATACAAACCCAAGGCGCCGATTGTTGCAGTAACCCCCTTTGAAGCAACTGCACGCCGGTTATCGCTTAACTGGGGTGTCTACCCGATTGTAACATCCTATTTTAAATCAACCGACGAGATGTTCGAACAGTGTATCAACGTTGCAAAAGAACAAGGGTTTGTACAAGAGGGAGAACTTGCCGTGCTGACAGCGGGCGTTCCAATCGGACTTGCCGGTTCGACAAACTTGTTGAAGGTTGAAACCGTCGGAAAGATATTGCTGAAAGGCAAGGGCACCGGAGTTCACTCGGTTGTAACCGGACGAGTAAAGGTCATCCGTACCGAACAAGACTTGCTGACCGACTTTGCAGACGGAGATATTATCGTAACCCAAGCGACCAACGATTTAATGAATTCCTTTATCGAACGGGCAGGAGCCGTCATTACCGAAAACGGAAATTTAAGCGGACATGCCGCCCTGATGGGGATGAACTTATCGAAGCCTACCATCGTTGGAGCCTCAGAAGCAACGACTGTATTAAAAACAGGCGATATTATCACGCTGAACGGAAAAACAGGTGTCGTGATAAAAGGAACTGCCGCTATTTATTAA
- the ptsP gene encoding phosphoenolpyruvate--protein phosphotransferase — MKKFTGLSVCDGLVACRLVCIPETIEQATPVYTITAQNIKTEQERLHTAVQTAQDELRQALAEYQEADTHTKSPEQAILETHQTMLADEEFMHGIYTEIETSLTNAEAVLKRKLDEVTSMLTASGDSYLCERAVDIQDAYEPVFSYLNPQHKQAPSRFVGVQPDSLLAARVFKPSEALEIKKLAPCGIIMEEGGATSHIAIMARAWNIPTLIAVQGLMDSAKSGMYAVLDATNGTLTLEPNAETIAQIKSASSEQIEVTEEERDYTQVYTQDGTPVHLSANIVLTEESALPVVQNTAGIGLFRSEFLFLGTKDIPDEEHQYTAYRTVLERMGTKPVVIRTFDAGADKMLKEQENLLERNALLGWRGIRYCLDRPEIFKPQLRALLRAGCAGNLHILLPMISCKKEITAVRNLIKEIEQECEQNRISYKKDIPVGIMIEVPSAAISADLYAPAVDFFSIGTNDLIQYTMAADRENQTIAHLADCFQPAVLRLIRHVIETEQLLHRTGDSRGGFVSMCGEMASDTEAVPLLLGMGLRRFSMAAQKIPEIAQRIESIRISDAEALYEAVSRLDTAEEIRRETMKCFPL, encoded by the coding sequence ATGAAAAAGTTTACCGGTTTATCTGTCTGCGACGGTTTAGTAGCCTGTCGGCTTGTATGTATTCCTGAAACAATAGAACAGGCAACACCCGTTTATACAATTACCGCACAAAATATTAAAACTGAACAGGAACGACTGCACACCGCCGTACAAACGGCTCAAGATGAGTTACGACAAGCGCTTGCCGAATATCAGGAAGCGGATACCCACACGAAATCTCCCGAACAGGCTATTTTGGAAACCCATCAAACAATGCTCGCCGACGAAGAGTTTATGCACGGCATTTATACGGAAATAGAAACATCGCTGACGAATGCCGAAGCGGTACTCAAACGGAAATTGGATGAAGTTACGTCTATGCTGACTGCTTCGGGAGACAGCTACCTTTGCGAGCGGGCTGTTGATATTCAGGATGCCTACGAACCGGTGTTTTCTTATTTAAATCCGCAGCATAAACAGGCTCCTTCCCGGTTTGTCGGCGTACAGCCTGACTCTCTGCTTGCGGCACGGGTGTTTAAACCATCCGAAGCACTCGAAATAAAAAAACTTGCACCCTGCGGGATTATTATGGAAGAAGGCGGTGCGACCAGCCACATCGCAATTATGGCACGAGCGTGGAATATTCCGACGCTGATTGCCGTTCAAGGACTTATGGATTCGGCAAAAAGCGGAATGTATGCCGTGCTGGATGCTACAAATGGAACGCTGACCTTGGAACCCAATGCAGAAACTATCGCCCAAATAAAATCCGCAAGTAGTGAACAAATTGAGGTAACCGAAGAAGAACGGGACTATACGCAAGTGTATACGCAAGACGGTACTCCCGTTCATTTGAGCGCAAACATTGTGCTTACGGAAGAATCGGCACTGCCGGTTGTACAAAACACTGCCGGAATCGGCCTCTTCCGGTCTGAGTTCTTGTTTTTAGGAACCAAAGATATCCCCGACGAAGAACATCAGTACACGGCATACCGTACCGTTTTGGAACGAATGGGGACAAAGCCGGTGGTAATCCGCACCTTTGATGCCGGCGCCGACAAGATGCTGAAAGAGCAGGAAAATCTTTTAGAACGGAATGCACTTCTCGGTTGGCGAGGAATCCGATATTGCCTAGATCGTCCTGAAATTTTTAAACCGCAGCTGCGGGCGCTGTTGCGGGCAGGCTGTGCCGGCAATCTACATATTCTTCTTCCGATGATATCCTGTAAAAAAGAAATCACCGCAGTACGGAATTTAATCAAAGAGATTGAGCAGGAATGTGAACAGAATCGGATATCGTATAAGAAAGATATTCCGGTGGGCATTATGATCGAAGTACCCTCCGCTGCAATCTCCGCCGACCTCTATGCACCGGCGGTTGACTTTTTCTCTATCGGTACCAACGATCTTATTCAATACACGATGGCGGCGGATCGGGAAAACCAAACCATTGCGCATTTAGCCGACTGTTTTCAGCCCGCAGTGCTGCGGCTTATCCGGCACGTTATTGAGACGGAACAGCTCCTGCACCGCACCGGTGATTCGCGCGGAGGATTCGTGTCTATGTGCGGGGAGATGGCTTCCGATACGGAGGCTGTCCCGCTTCTGCTTGGGATGGGATTGCGGCGGTTCAGCATGGCAGCGCAAAAAATCCCTGAGATTGCACAGCGGATCGAATCTATCCGGATTTCCGATGCAGAGGCTCTCTACGAAGCGGTCAGCCGGTTGGATACCGCTGAAGAAATCCGCCGCGAAACGATGAAGTGCTTCCCGCTGTAG
- a CDS encoding HMA2 domain-containing protein: protein MITGFFPGRIRLRAPVFKDTAITERALSILKAPALSSIVKDIEHNPVTGSVLIKYHPTKVPIAKLTSLLPFFKKLEKEAENYSEKNKTVILAMLDELEGYVKNWETA from the coding sequence ATGATTACCGGCTTTTTCCCCGGCCGCATACGGCTGCGGGCGCCTGTCTTTAAAGACACCGCAATCACCGAACGGGCATTATCCATTCTGAAAGCTCCGGCGCTTTCATCAATCGTCAAAGATATTGAGCATAATCCCGTTACCGGAAGCGTATTGATAAAGTACCATCCGACCAAGGTTCCCATAGCAAAGTTGACTTCATTGCTTCCATTTTTTAAAAAGCTGGAGAAAGAAGCTGAAAATTATTCTGAAAAAAATAAAACCGTCATTCTTGCAATGCTTGATGAGCTGGAAGGATATGTAAAAAACTGGGAAACGGCTTAA
- a CDS encoding dicarboxylate/amino acid:cation symporter, which produces MSTKKLGLLPRLIIAIVAGILLGTLTRSTHLPLPVQILATFNGIFGNFLSFIIPLIILGFVIPGIADLGADAGKLLAITAGIAYGSTLLAGTLAFLTDTMFFPLFLSSHADIFSHANPEDALLPGLFGIDMPPLMGVMTALILSFVLGIGIAVTRSETLKNVAREFQSIVTKVIEVVIIPLLPIHILGVFTNMTHAGQVGLILKVFIKVFAIVIALHIIMILIQYIIACTIAKRNPFTSIKTMLPAYVTALGTQSSAATIPVTLASAKKIGIQEKIADFVIPLCATIHLAGSTITLTSCAMAILILHGQTASAGVMLPFIAILGVAMVAAPGIPGGAVMAALGFVQSILGFNDTMCSLIIALYIAQDSFGTACNVTGDGAIAILVDAISKDKKKE; this is translated from the coding sequence GTGAGTACAAAAAAATTAGGTCTCTTGCCGCGTCTCATTATTGCAATCGTTGCCGGTATTTTACTCGGTACCCTGACGCGCTCCACCCATTTGCCGTTGCCTGTTCAGATTTTGGCAACCTTTAACGGAATATTCGGAAACTTCCTGAGCTTCATTATTCCGCTCATCATCCTCGGATTCGTTATTCCGGGTATTGCGGATTTGGGCGCCGATGCAGGGAAGCTGCTTGCCATCACTGCCGGTATCGCCTACGGTTCAACGCTACTTGCCGGTACGTTAGCCTTTCTAACCGACACGATGTTCTTCCCGCTCTTTTTAAGTTCCCATGCGGATATTTTCTCTCATGCGAACCCCGAAGATGCACTTCTACCCGGCTTATTCGGTATCGATATGCCTCCGCTGATGGGTGTTATGACCGCTTTAATACTGAGCTTTGTTCTCGGTATCGGTATTGCGGTAACCCGTTCGGAAACATTAAAAAATGTCGCCCGCGAATTTCAGAGCATCGTTACAAAAGTTATCGAAGTTGTCATTATTCCGCTTTTACCTATCCATATTTTGGGTGTATTTACCAACATGACCCATGCAGGACAAGTCGGGCTCATTCTCAAGGTATTTATCAAAGTATTTGCGATCGTTATTGCGCTGCACATCATAATGATACTCATCCAGTATATAATTGCCTGTACCATTGCAAAACGAAATCCCTTTACATCGATTAAAACAATGCTGCCGGCGTATGTTACCGCATTGGGAACGCAATCTTCTGCGGCGACCATACCGGTTACCCTTGCTTCTGCGAAGAAAATCGGTATTCAAGAAAAAATTGCGGACTTTGTTATTCCGCTCTGCGCGACCATTCACCTTGCAGGAAGTACCATCACCCTTACCAGTTGTGCAATGGCTATCTTGATTCTTCACGGACAAACAGCAAGCGCCGGCGTTATGCTTCCGTTTATCGCGATCTTGGGTGTTGCAATGGTTGCCGCACCCGGTATTCCCGGCGGCGCAGTTATGGCAGCGCTCGGCTTTGTGCAGTCAATTCTCGGCTTTAACGACACGATGTGTTCATTGATTATCGCACTTTATATTGCACAGGACAGCTTCGGAACCGCATGTAACGTAACCGGAGACGGTGCAATCGCTATTCTGGTTGACGCCATCTCGAAGGATAAAAAGAAGGAGTAA
- a CDS encoding helix-turn-helix transcriptional regulator encodes MSKLIFKDSYVIVEPSYRNTDFHKHSMLHIFLSRSPLSLLSGLESYTGNVIFLKDNVLHKSPEGTINYIFLVDPTSSIADDIRALIPTGQTGVSFQKDIVPSDFFEPHTNDRIALKLESCLSDMGIHFSGKKIMDKRIENLILEIKTFKHLGKQVSDIAKEKQYSESWLTHLFKREAGISLKGYLLMRQLEYAWKLIYSGQSITTASLDSGFSSPSHFASVCKRMTGISISNAL; translated from the coding sequence ATGAGCAAACTGATATTCAAAGATTCATACGTAATCGTAGAACCGTCGTATCGGAATACGGATTTTCACAAACACAGTATGCTGCACATATTTTTAAGTCGCAGTCCGCTGTCCCTTTTATCGGGTTTGGAGAGTTATACCGGCAATGTTATTTTTTTAAAAGACAATGTTTTGCATAAAAGTCCTGAAGGAACGATAAACTATATTTTCCTTGTCGATCCGACCTCTTCGATTGCAGACGATATACGAGCCTTAATTCCAACCGGACAAACCGGCGTTTCCTTTCAAAAAGATATTGTACCTTCTGATTTTTTCGAACCGCATACAAATGACAGAATCGCCTTAAAGCTTGAAAGTTGTTTATCGGATATGGGAATTCATTTTTCCGGCAAAAAGATTATGGATAAACGAATTGAAAACCTTATTCTTGAAATTAAAACTTTTAAGCACTTGGGTAAACAAGTCAGCGATATCGCAAAAGAAAAACAGTATTCGGAAAGCTGGCTCACCCATCTATTTAAAAGAGAAGCGGGCATTTCGCTTAAAGGTTATCTTTTAATGAGACAGCTTGAGTATGCATGGAAGTTAATTTATTCCGGTCAAAGCATAACGACAGCATCCCTTGATTCAGGATTTTCCAGCCCCTCGCACTTTGCTTCGGTATGTAAGCGGATGACAGGAATATCCATTTCAAATGCATTATAA
- a CDS encoding heavy metal translocating P-type ATPase: protein MNVTVKHSLPGRIRLHYSAAEILPQQAVLAQTLIAVQDGIIDIQVNPKVCSFLVYYDVKTLAEAEVLALFRVLSDKYLSDESLLASVAKIPAPESIFDVLASTLFDVTVRSLLPMPIRNLLLYKRIVPRIMKAAQSIFAGKFFSTDLLDATALTVAVLDGKAQTARFVATLLDMGEEIEELTRRQSYNNLAQTLLISNEPVHLIEADQERTIPPSALKKDDLIVVRAGSQIPADGNVERGEGLVNQASITGESLPVEKKSGTTVFAGTILLEGELYIRVRTVGSETKVNNIIAMIDRSQSLKAAAQKRSERIAEKVVPFNFLLTGLTYLFTRDITKTISTLMVDYSCAMKLAAPIAVLSAMKEAAEHGISIKGGKYLEAAALADTVIFDKTGTLTYAEPVLAGVHPFGAFTKDEVLRLAACLEEHFPHPLGRAVVQAAQEQNLVHPERHAKVEYIVAHGIASSLEGKRLCIGSAHFIFEDEKVPTTKAIARVQKSAEKSGYSLLYLAVDGQLAGILTIGDPAREGSAETVSELKRLGVRNCVMITGDAEQAAAKVASQAGITEYHAQTLPEDKVRYVQEARDAGHKVIMIGDGINDAPALSAADVGIAMDNCSSIAGDTADIVLADDGLSGLITVRRLGQKTLSRIDKNNKLIIGGNSLLLFAGMFGLIPPALAATLHNSLTIAVSIESMQKLLKEAR from the coding sequence ATGAACGTAACTGTTAAACACTCTCTCCCCGGCAGAATAAGACTGCATTACAGTGCCGCTGAAATTTTGCCGCAGCAAGCCGTTCTTGCACAAACCCTCATCGCGGTACAAGACGGCATAATCGACATTCAAGTTAATCCCAAAGTTTGTTCCTTCTTGGTTTACTACGACGTAAAAACGCTTGCAGAAGCTGAGGTGCTCGCCTTATTCCGAGTACTCTCCGATAAATACCTGTCTGATGAAAGTCTGCTCGCATCCGTTGCAAAAATTCCTGCACCCGAAAGCATATTTGACGTGTTAGCATCTACGCTCTTTGACGTTACCGTACGATCGCTTCTCCCGATGCCGATACGCAATCTGTTGCTCTACAAAAGGATTGTACCGCGCATCATGAAAGCGGCACAGTCTATTTTTGCAGGAAAATTCTTTAGCACGGATTTACTGGATGCAACGGCGCTGACAGTTGCCGTTCTTGACGGTAAGGCGCAGACTGCTCGCTTTGTCGCAACATTGCTCGATATGGGGGAAGAAATTGAAGAACTGACCCGTCGGCAATCGTACAATAATCTGGCACAAACGCTTTTGATTTCAAACGAGCCGGTACATCTTATCGAAGCTGATCAAGAACGGACAATCCCTCCTTCCGCACTTAAAAAAGACGATCTTATCGTTGTCCGTGCCGGCAGCCAAATTCCCGCAGACGGGAATGTTGAACGGGGAGAAGGGCTTGTAAACCAAGCGAGCATTACCGGGGAATCGTTGCCGGTAGAAAAAAAAAGCGGAACCACGGTCTTTGCAGGTACCATCCTTTTAGAGGGAGAACTGTATATCCGCGTGCGCACGGTCGGGTCGGAAACAAAAGTGAATAATATCATCGCGATGATCGATCGCTCGCAATCTTTAAAGGCAGCTGCTCAAAAGCGGTCGGAACGTATCGCAGAAAAAGTAGTCCCCTTCAATTTTTTGCTGACCGGTTTAACGTACTTATTCACACGGGATATCACCAAGACTATTTCAACATTGATGGTCGATTATTCCTGCGCGATGAAACTGGCTGCGCCGATTGCCGTTCTTTCCGCAATGAAGGAAGCGGCGGAGCACGGTATTTCGATAAAAGGCGGAAAATATTTGGAAGCGGCGGCGCTTGCCGATACCGTCATTTTCGATAAAACGGGAACTCTTACCTATGCGGAACCGGTCTTAGCTGGAGTCCATCCGTTTGGCGCTTTTACAAAGGATGAAGTGTTGCGGCTTGCCGCCTGCCTTGAAGAGCATTTTCCACATCCGCTCGGGAGAGCCGTTGTACAAGCCGCCCAAGAGCAAAATCTTGTACATCCCGAACGCCACGCAAAGGTTGAATATATTGTCGCACACGGTATTGCTTCTTCGTTAGAGGGCAAACGGCTCTGTATCGGAAGCGCTCATTTTATTTTTGAAGATGAAAAGGTTCCGACCACCAAAGCAATAGCCCGCGTGCAGAAGTCTGCCGAAAAGTCCGGTTATTCGTTACTCTACTTGGCGGTTGATGGACAGCTTGCCGGTATTTTGACTATTGGAGATCCCGCTCGGGAAGGCTCAGCGGAAACCGTTTCCGAGCTAAAACGCTTGGGTGTGCGTAATTGCGTTATGATTACCGGAGATGCCGAACAAGCGGCGGCAAAGGTTGCGTCGCAGGCCGGTATTACGGAATATCATGCGCAAACGCTGCCGGAAGATAAGGTGCGGTATGTTCAGGAAGCTCGAGATGCTGGACACAAGGTGATTATGATCGGTGACGGAATCAACGACGCGCCTGCACTTTCCGCCGCGGATGTTGGCATTGCAATGGATAACTGTTCTTCCATTGCAGGCGACACCGCCGATATTGTACTGGCCGACGATGGACTTTCCGGTTTAATTACGGTGCGGAGGCTCGGTCAAAAAACGCTGTCACGGATAGATAAAAACAACAAGTTGATTATCGGCGGCAATTCACTGCTCTTGTTTGCCGGTATGTTCGGTCTTATCCCGCCCGCACTCGCGGCGACGCTGCATAATTCGCTGACCATTGCCGTCAGTATCGAATCCATGCAAAAGCTGTTAAAGGAGGCGCGATGA